Proteins encoded together in one Triticum dicoccoides isolate Atlit2015 ecotype Zavitan chromosome 7B, WEW_v2.0, whole genome shotgun sequence window:
- the LOC119340711 gene encoding GDSL esterase/lipase At3g09930-like translates to MELMQTVFCLLLLVLAQDGARVEARGTPSADQGSKNQWSSMFVFGDGFVDNGNLPETNTWRQWSYPYGSYLDSRGSATPVPTGRLSNYWIQSDFIARILGLSEAPPSYRLTPHLSCDPSGMTFAFGGAGVYDVPDKKVPTLATQVNAFTRLLNAGVISRQQLQSSVALVSISGNDYMTGANVENAFLSSFDDIDSYIGNVTTEIARNVGKLQRLGVRKVLVNNMHPIGCTPLRTSSSNYTTCDLLANYAATVHNINIEHLMGNKNNAHILDLYTAFTDIVNHAPGEGSDQSNNFKRKLTPCCEASTELGYCGQVSPSGEHLYDLCKNPDKKFFWDESYPTTAGWEAVIEALEEPLREFLDRDYVP, encoded by the exons ATGGAGCTCATGCAAACCGTCTTctgccttctcctcctcgtccttgcACAGGATG GGGCTCGTGTGGAGGCACGAGGCACACCTTCGGCTGATCAGGGGTCAAAGAACCAATGGTCCAGCATGTTCGTCTTCGGGGATGGCTTCGTCGACAACGGCAACCTCCCAGAGACCAACACATGGCGTCAATGGAGCTATCCCTACGGCTCCTATCTCGACTCCCGTGGATCTGCGACTCCTGTTCCAACTGGGCGCCTTTCCAACTATTGGATTCAATCTGACTTCATCG CAAGGATCTTGGGCCTCAGTGAAGCCCCTCCATCGTACAGGCTCACGCCACATCTATCTTGCGAcccatctggcatgacctttgctttcGGCGGCGCTGGCGTCTATGATGTGCCGGACAAGAAGGTGCCGACCCTTGCCACACAGGTCAATGCTTTCACGAGGCTACTCAATGCCGGGGTCATCTCAagacaacagcttcagagctccgtCGCTCTTGTCTCCATCTCCGGCAATGACTACATGACTGGTGCCAACGTCGAGAATGCCTTCTTGAGTAGCTTCGATGAT ATCGATAGTTATATTGGGAATGTGACGACCGAGATTGCGAGGAACGTGGGGAAGCTACAGAGGCTAGGTGTGAGAAAGGTACTAGTGAACAACATGCATCCCATTGGCTGCACGCCTTTGCGGACTAGTTCGAGCAACTACACGACATGCGACCTTCTGGCCAACTATGCCGCAACTGTGCACAACATCAATATAGAACACCTAATGGGCAACAAGAATAATGCCCACATACTGGACCTCTACACTGCCTTCACCGACATCGTCAATCACGCCCCTG GTGAAGGGTCGGATCAGTCAAACAATTTCAAGCGCAAGCTGACACCTTGCTGCGAGGCTTCCACCGAGCTGGGGTACTGTGGACAGGTTAGCCCttcaggggagcacctctacgaccTATGCAAGAATCCTGACAAGAAGTTCTTCTGGGACGAGTCTTACCCGACAACTGCTGGGTGGGAAGCTGTTATAGAGGCACTAGAAGAACCTTTGAGGGAGTTCCTAGATCGGGACTATGTTCCATGA